GCCGGCAGTCTGCTGTTCTTGACCGCAATCAGTCTGGTTACCAGCGGTACTCGTAACCACGCCACGGGTCTGCCTGATGAAGACCGGGACGACATTGCGGTGGTGCCCCTTGCCATTCCGGTAATGATTGGTCCCGCCACTATCGGTGCCATTCTGGTCTACGGTGCGGAGCTGAGCAAAGTGACCGAAGTGGTCGGTGGCCTGCTGGGGCTGGTGTCGAGCCTGCTGATTCTGGCGGTATTGCTTCACCTGTCTGGTTACCTGGAAAAAGTTCTGGGTAAAACCGGCCTGAATATCATGTCCAAGATCAGCGGCCTGATTCTCTCGGCCATGGCTGCCGAGATCGTGTTGACGGGTATTGCCGGTTTCATCGCAACTACCTAGAGTAGCCTCAGGTTCCAGTGCTTACGGGGATGTATGTCTGCCGATACCATCGAACACAATCGCAACCGCTTTGACTTTTCTGGCGTGGATTCCATCTGGCTGTTTGGCTATGGCTCGCTGATTTACAAGGTGGATTTTCCATTTCTGGAAAAACGTCCGGCAACGATCCATGGCTGGCAGCGCCGGTTCTGGCAGGCTTCCCATGACCACCGGGGCACTCCGGAGGCACCGGGCCGGGTGGTCACACTGATTGCAGAACCCGGCGCAACCTGCATGGGCATGGCCTATCGGGTTTCCCCGAAGGTTTTCGAGCATCTGGATGTGCGCGAGAAAAACGGCTATCTGCGATTCACCACCACCATGACTTTTGACAATGGTAGCCATGCCGAGGGGCTGGTTTATATTGCCACCGAAAGCAACGACGCCTTCCTTGGCCATGCACCGGACGCGGATATTGCCCGGCAGATCAAATTCGCAGCCGGCCCAAGCGGACCTAATGCAGAGTACTTGCTGCGGTTGGCAGAATCCCTGAGGGCTCTGGGTGATGACTGCCCACATACCTTCGCCATTGAATCTCACCTTCGCTCTGTCACCGAAAGCGACACCTGAGCGGGTGGGAGCGTCAACTGTAAAGCACCTTGGGTAAAGTTCGTGCAAAGGCGACGGCTACCCGCTGACTTTCGCCGGTGATTCTATAACCTGATTTCAGAGGCATCCGGAAAACCTTCCGGGTGCGGGTCCAGTCTCTGATAAAGGCAGGAGAGTCACCATGAAACGATTACTGATTGGAACCTGTATTGCGGTTCTGCTTGGAGCAGCAGCTCCGGCAATGGCCGACGACCACCGCAGCTTCGGCCATCCTCCTGGTATCCAGAAGCAGCTGGACCGGGGCAAGGCCCTGCCTCCGGGACACCAGAAAAAGCAATTCCTGCAGGCTCATTATCGCCGGGACCGCCACGACGGTGATCGCAGGGACAGAAAGAAATACCGGCACCACAAGCGGGACCGGGATCATTACAGCCGCTATGACCGGGGCCATCACCATCGGGACAAGGGCCGGCACTTCCATCAAAAGGACCGCTATGACCGGCACCACAATCATCAGGCTGCCGGCCAGGAACCACAGGTCCGGAACTTCGCCAAACCCGACCCAGCCGATACCAACGGCTCAGATAAGGCCGGTGTATTCGGCGCTGGTGACCTGATTGGCGTCCACCTGACGATAGGCCAGCAGCACAGTGATGTTGTAGCCCAGGATGAACAGGGCTGAACCCAGGGCGCTGACCAGGATACCTGGATCCCACGTGGCGCCCTCCCACCAGGCAAGCTGTCAGTCCAACGCTATGGTGAGATCGTGTAATTTTTGAAATCAGATACTTGCGGCGGGTATAGGAGAAGTAGGGCAGTGAATGACTAAACCTAGTTGTAGTCGGATGATCGATTTGACAGGGGCAGTGCTGAGTAGGCGCCTGGCCATCAAACTTTGTCAGGAATGGCGAGTTTCGAGTTTTGGGTATAACTGGAGTCGCAACTCCCAGCGTTGGCTGAAACTAATATGGGCGCAGGTGAAGGCGTCCATTCAGCTGAGGTGTTTGGAGACTAGCGGAAGAAGATAAAAAGCCGAGCACCTAAAACTGGTGTTGGTTTTATAAACAAAAGCGAACGTTCGCAGCATCCCAAATTTCTGGATGTGATTCCCCCGAGTTGCCCAAGAAACGCCCCTGCATTCACCCCCCCCATTCCAGAGGTGGCGGCGATTGAAGTTTTCTAAGCGGCGGGTAGAAGGCATATTGGCCAACGTTGAACTAACAAAACTTCAACGGATTGTGTTTCAAGCTTTGTCGAAAGCGGTAACTGCAAAACTCAATCCGGCCATTTGGGATGCAAGCTATCAATGACGTAGGTGTGACTGTGGACACTGGAGTTGGAATCACTTGCGATATGAGGATGGTCACTTGGAAGATCGTCGTGGTGGTGCGAGCGTTCTGACGGATCAACAGATGGCCATAACTTCACGGCAAGGATCAGCCCGGCGAGAGCAAGCCCCAGAAGAACCAACAGAGTAATGGTCATCCCCGCAGTCGACCCAAGCCATCCCGCCAGTGGATACGTGAACAGCCATCCGGCGTGCGATAGTGAGAACTGGGCAGCGAACAGAGCTGG
This Marinobacter salinus DNA region includes the following protein-coding sequences:
- a CDS encoding MarC family protein, translating into MIEVFFSTYISSTVRFLFLLAPFFVVTMFLALTRGLPAAEKTSIIRRSTVSAFILGLILFFAGPLLFSAIGITLNSFRIGAGSLLFLTAISLVTSGTRNHATGLPDEDRDDIAVVPLAIPVMIGPATIGAILVYGAELSKVTEVVGGLLGLVSSLLILAVLLHLSGYLEKVLGKTGLNIMSKISGLILSAMAAEIVLTGIAGFIATT
- a CDS encoding gamma-glutamylcyclotransferase yields the protein MSADTIEHNRNRFDFSGVDSIWLFGYGSLIYKVDFPFLEKRPATIHGWQRRFWQASHDHRGTPEAPGRVVTLIAEPGATCMGMAYRVSPKVFEHLDVREKNGYLRFTTTMTFDNGSHAEGLVYIATESNDAFLGHAPDADIARQIKFAAGPSGPNAEYLLRLAESLRALGDDCPHTFAIESHLRSVTESDT